Part of the Terrisporobacter glycolicus ATCC 14880 = DSM 1288 genome is shown below.
AAAACTTTAGGTCCTTCTTCAGTTATCATAAGACCAACGAATAGAATTCCCTTGTACTCTAAATTATCTTTTTTAAATCCTTCTAAAGTTTTATCTAAGATTTTTTCTTGGATTTCTTTAGCTAGTTCATCTGTATATATTTCACTTGGAGAGAATGTTCCCATTCCTCCAGTATTTAATCCAGTTTCATTTTCAAAAACTTTCTTGTGATCTTTTGCACTTACCATAGGAACTATAGTATCATTATCTACAAAAGCAAGAATTGAAGTTTCCACACCTGTTAAAAACTCCTCTATTACTATTTTGTCTCCTGCGTGACCAAATTTATGGTCAGACATCATTTCTTTTAAAGTTGCTATAGCATCTTCTCTATTTTCTGGAATAACAACACCTTTACCAGCTGCTAAACCGTCTGCTTTTATAACTACTGGATATCCAAATTCATCTATTTCAGCCATTGCTTTATCTAAATCTGTATATTCTTTGTATTTTGCAGTAGGAAGATTGTGTCTTATCATAAACTCTTTAGAGAAAGCTTTACTTCCCTCTAAGTTCGAACATTTTTTATTTGGCCCAAATACTCTTAAATTTTCTTTTTCGAACTCATCCACAATACCTGCTACAAGAGGTACTTCTGGTCCTACTATAGTTAAGTCTATTTTATTTTCTTTAGCAAATCGTAATAAAGCGTCTATATCGTTATCTCCTATAGTTACACACTCTGCCACATTAGCTATTCCTGCATTACCTGGTGCACAATATATTTTTTCCACATTAGATTCATTGCTTAACTTCCAGCAAATAGCGTGTTCTCTTCCGCCACCACCAACAACTAAAATTTTCATCCTTTACACCTCCTAGTGTTTGAAGTGTCTTATTCCTGTAAACACCATTGTCATCTCAAATTTATTACAAGCATTTATAGAGTCTTGATCTTTCATTGATCCTCCTGGTTGAACTATTGCTTTTATTCCTACTTCATTTGCAAGAGTTACACAGTCATCAAATGGGAAGAATGCATCTGAAGCAAGTACTGCACCTTCGAAGTTTTTATCTTGGTTGTTTTCTATTGCATTTTTTAATGCCCATATTCTTGATGTTTGACCACATCCTAAAGCTAAAGTTTCTCCATCTTTTACTATAGCTATAGCATTTGATTTCATATTTTTAACTACTTTCATTCCAAATTCCATATCAGCTAATTGTTCT
Proteins encoded:
- the purD gene encoding phosphoribosylamine--glycine ligase, producing MKILVVGGGGREHAICWKLSNESNVEKIYCAPGNAGIANVAECVTIGDNDIDALLRFAKENKIDLTIVGPEVPLVAGIVDEFEKENLRVFGPNKKCSNLEGSKAFSKEFMIRHNLPTAKYKEYTDLDKAMAEIDEFGYPVVIKADGLAAGKGVVIPENREDAIATLKEMMSDHKFGHAGDKIVIEEFLTGVETSILAFVDNDTIVPMVSAKDHKKVFENETGLNTGGMGTFSPSEIYTDELAKEIQEKILDKTLEGFKKDNLEYKGILFVGLMITEEGPKVLEYNVRFGDPETQSVLFRLNTDLSKIMTAIIDNNLKNIEINYSKEEAICVMLTSGGYPEAYEKGKVITGLENLDSDIVVFHSGTKFDKDNIVTNGGRVIGITAKGSSVKEASDKVYENIKKINFEGMHYRKDIWK